A stretch of Dyella sp. BiH032 DNA encodes these proteins:
- a CDS encoding metallophosphoesterase encodes MQDDHDDTAPGRRQFLQCMAWAGAGTLWLMKGGVLQARALDGLDAKEVADASFSFAQISDSHIGFHKEPNPDVVGTLRASLARIQAQPTRPDFLLHTGDLTHLSKAEEFDTLSGVMQDARAAHTFYVPGEHDVIGDNGAEYFRRFGQGQQPGGWYSFDHRGVHFVGLINVLNLKAGGLGSLGADQLAWLKKDLAPLSAETPLVVFAHMPLWPLYPQWGWGTEDSAEAMGYLRRFGSVSVLNGHIHQIQQKVEGNVTFHTARSTAYPQPAPGAADTPGPLKTIAPGLLQRYLGVREVRHVRGTQALAVTDEVLA; translated from the coding sequence ATGCAAGACGATCACGACGATACGGCGCCGGGACGCCGTCAATTCCTCCAATGCATGGCCTGGGCCGGGGCCGGCACGCTATGGCTGATGAAAGGCGGGGTGTTGCAGGCCCGCGCCCTCGACGGGCTGGATGCCAAGGAGGTTGCCGATGCGAGCTTCAGCTTCGCCCAGATCAGCGACTCGCACATCGGTTTCCACAAAGAGCCGAATCCCGACGTGGTCGGCACGCTGCGCGCATCGCTGGCACGCATCCAGGCCCAGCCGACCCGTCCGGATTTCCTGCTGCATACGGGTGACCTGACCCACCTCTCGAAAGCGGAGGAGTTCGACACGCTATCCGGGGTGATGCAGGACGCGCGCGCGGCGCACACGTTTTATGTGCCGGGCGAGCACGACGTGATCGGCGACAACGGCGCGGAGTACTTTCGCCGCTTCGGCCAGGGTCAGCAGCCTGGCGGCTGGTACAGCTTCGATCACCGCGGCGTGCATTTCGTCGGGCTGATCAACGTGCTGAACCTCAAGGCGGGCGGGCTCGGTTCGCTCGGCGCCGATCAGCTGGCGTGGCTGAAGAAGGACCTGGCGCCGCTGTCGGCGGAGACGCCGCTGGTGGTGTTCGCGCACATGCCGCTGTGGCCGCTGTATCCGCAATGGGGCTGGGGCACCGAGGACAGTGCGGAAGCGATGGGTTATCTGCGCCGCTTCGGCTCGGTGAGCGTGCTCAATGGGCACATCCACCAGATCCAGCAGAAGGTGGAGGGCAACGTTACCTTCCACACGGCGCGCTCCACGGCTTATCCGCAGCCGGCCCCGGGCGCGGCGGACACGCCGGGGCCGCTGAAGACGATCGCCCCCGGTTTGTTGCAGCGCTACCTGGGCGTGCGCGAGGTGCGCCACGTGCGCGGGACGCAGGCGCTCGCCGTGACTGACGAGGTGCTGGCATGA
- a CDS encoding sigma-70 family RNA polymerase sigma factor yields MAIDAHLPPHRPDAASRARFQALVVPYLDAAYNLAHWLTRDDADAQDVVQEAMLRALRYFDSFHGADARVWLLAIVRNTFYTLRARHAPETARDPLDDESHPLVDPQPSPETVALLAVDVGSLQEALARLPAAWREVLVLRELEECSYKEIAAITGQKIGTVMSRLARARERLREELTHRPAPDHRLRSHEAPPHQTRSDKGGPP; encoded by the coding sequence ATGGCCATCGATGCGCACCTGCCGCCGCACCGCCCGGACGCCGCCTCCCGCGCGCGCTTCCAGGCGCTGGTCGTGCCTTATCTCGACGCGGCCTACAACCTCGCCCATTGGCTCACCCGCGACGACGCGGACGCGCAGGACGTCGTGCAGGAGGCAATGCTGCGGGCGCTGCGCTACTTCGACAGTTTCCATGGCGCCGATGCACGCGTGTGGCTGCTGGCCATCGTGCGCAACACCTTCTACACGCTGCGCGCCAGGCACGCGCCCGAGACGGCGCGCGATCCGCTGGACGACGAAAGTCATCCGCTGGTCGATCCGCAGCCGTCGCCGGAAACCGTCGCCCTGCTCGCGGTGGACGTGGGCTCGCTGCAGGAGGCCCTCGCGCGCCTGCCCGCCGCCTGGCGCGAAGTGCTGGTGCTGCGCGAGCTGGAGGAGTGTTCTTACAAGGAAATCGCCGCCATCACCGGGCAGAAGATCGGCACGGTGATGTCCCGCCTGGCGCGCGCCCGCGAGCGGCTGCGGGAGGAGTTGACCCACCGGCCCGCGCCCGACCACCGGCTGCGGTCGCACGAGGCGCCGCCCCACCAGACACGATCGGACAAGGGAGGGCCGCCATGA
- a CDS encoding zf-HC2 domain-containing protein yields MTCDDARRRLHAYLDDELDPAQSMAVEQHLVGCAACAAGRREYDRLRQALAQPALYHRAPDALRQRWDVSVTPPLTSTRPRRALALAAAAGFAGALALSAPAWLWLSRGTETPAALVGEAISGHLRSLQPQHLMDVVSTDQHTVKPWFEGKLDFAPRVKELSAEGFPLAGGRLDAIGGRSVAALVYRRRMHAINLYQWPSDGPDTQHTLAQRHGYAVIDWRQDGMRFLAVSDLNENELKQFALAFDNATPAAAR; encoded by the coding sequence ATGACCTGCGACGACGCCCGGCGGCGGCTGCACGCCTACCTCGACGACGAGCTCGATCCCGCGCAGAGCATGGCGGTGGAGCAGCACCTGGTCGGCTGCGCCGCGTGTGCCGCGGGCCGCCGCGAATACGATCGCCTGCGCCAGGCACTGGCGCAGCCCGCGCTCTACCACCGCGCGCCAGACGCGCTGCGCCAGCGCTGGGACGTATCCGTCACGCCGCCGCTCACCTCGACTCGCCCGCGCCGCGCGCTGGCCCTCGCCGCGGCGGCCGGCTTCGCCGGCGCGCTCGCTCTTTCGGCCCCTGCCTGGCTATGGCTGAGCCGCGGCACGGAAACGCCCGCGGCGCTCGTCGGCGAGGCGATTTCCGGCCACCTTCGCTCGCTGCAGCCGCAGCACCTCATGGACGTGGTCTCGACCGACCAGCACACGGTCAAGCCGTGGTTCGAGGGCAAGCTGGATTTCGCGCCACGGGTGAAGGAGCTGTCCGCCGAAGGCTTTCCGCTCGCCGGCGGCCGCCTGGATGCGATCGGCGGACGCAGCGTGGCGGCCCTGGTCTATCGGCGCCGCATGCACGCGATCAATCTCTACCAATGGCCCTCCGACGGCCCGGATACGCAGCACACGCTTGCGCAGCGCCATGGTTATGCGGTGATCGACTGGCGGCAGGACGGCATGCGCTTCCTCGCCGTGTCCGACCTCAACGAGAACGAACTGAAGCAATTCGCGCTGGCCTTCGACAACGCCACGCCGGCGGCGGCGCGCTGA
- a CDS encoding YkgJ family cysteine cluster protein: MSHPCLRCGACCAHFRVAFHWSEAEAFMGGTVPPELTERIDPHRVAMRGTQARQPHCVALQGAVGTAASCSIYAQRPSVCREVIPAWEFGAPSAQCDKARAAYGLAPLTPEDWIGPDAGEPVLPQSA; the protein is encoded by the coding sequence ATGAGCCATCCGTGCCTGCGCTGCGGCGCCTGCTGCGCCCATTTCCGCGTCGCTTTCCACTGGTCGGAAGCCGAAGCCTTCATGGGCGGCACGGTGCCGCCCGAGCTGACCGAGCGGATCGACCCGCACCGCGTGGCCATGCGCGGCACCCAGGCACGGCAGCCGCACTGCGTGGCGCTGCAGGGCGCAGTCGGCACGGCGGCGAGCTGCAGCATCTATGCCCAGCGCCCCTCGGTCTGCCGCGAAGTGATACCCGCCTGGGAGTTCGGCGCACCCAGCGCCCAGTGCGACAAGGCCCGCGCGGCCTACGGCCTGGCGCCGCTCACCCCAGAGGACTGGATCGGTCCGGACGCCGGCGAGCCGGTGCTGCCGCAAAGCGCGTGA
- a CDS encoding neutral zinc metallopeptidase, producing MDWQKGERSQNVEVDSGGGGPRFGGGRGLGIGGIVILAILGLVFFKDPTALLSQVDQGGGQVAAPTGQPAQVDPQQRDFVSAVLGSTEKTWGDLFAANGKQYVQPKLTLFSGGVNTACGAASTAVGPFYCPGDQKVYLDLAFFQELQDRFHAAGDFARAYVIAHEVGHHVQNLLGVFDRAEQARRRGARMEGADGLSVRQELQADCFAGVWANRSQQRLQWLQAGDVEAALNAASKIGDDALQQQARGRVVPDSFTHGTSAQRVKWFRAGFDSGNVNSCNTFAGEP from the coding sequence ATGGACTGGCAAAAAGGCGAACGCAGTCAGAACGTCGAGGTCGACAGCGGTGGCGGCGGTCCGCGTTTCGGCGGCGGACGCGGGCTGGGCATCGGCGGCATCGTGATCCTGGCCATCCTTGGGCTGGTGTTCTTCAAGGACCCGACTGCGCTGCTCAGCCAGGTGGACCAGGGCGGCGGCCAGGTCGCCGCGCCGACCGGCCAGCCGGCCCAGGTCGATCCGCAGCAGAGGGATTTCGTCAGTGCCGTGCTGGGTTCCACCGAGAAGACCTGGGGCGATCTCTTCGCCGCCAACGGCAAGCAGTACGTGCAGCCGAAGCTCACCTTGTTCAGCGGCGGCGTGAATACCGCCTGCGGCGCGGCATCCACCGCGGTGGGACCGTTCTATTGCCCCGGCGACCAGAAGGTGTACCTGGACCTGGCGTTCTTCCAGGAGCTGCAGGACCGCTTCCACGCCGCAGGCGACTTCGCGCGCGCCTACGTCATCGCGCATGAAGTGGGCCACCATGTGCAGAACCTGCTGGGCGTGTTCGATCGCGCCGAACAGGCGCGCCGCCGGGGCGCACGCATGGAAGGCGCCGATGGCCTGTCGGTGCGCCAGGAATTGCAGGCCGACTGTTTCGCCGGCGTGTGGGCCAACCGCAGCCAGCAGCGTTTGCAGTGGCTGCAGGCCGGCGACGTCGAGGCGGCGCTCAACGCCGCCAGCAAGATCGGCGACGACGCCTTGCAGCAGCAGGCGCGCGGCCGGGTGGTGCCCGATTCGTTTACCCACGGCACGTCGGCGCAGCGCGTGAAGTGGTTCCGCGCCGGTTTCGACAGCGGCAACGTCAACAGCTGCAATACCTTCGCTGGCGAGCCCTGA
- a CDS encoding MAPEG family protein — protein MLQHLPAVVVLLTVLLQCGTAFAVARARGLYGIKAPATTGHPGFERAFRVQMNTLEATLMFLPLLWLAATYGAPLWAGLAGLLWVAGRVWYALAYLRDPAKREGGFVVGAVGLLAMLAIGSLGLGRALLLS, from the coding sequence ATGCTTCAGCACCTCCCCGCCGTAGTGGTCCTGCTTACCGTGCTGTTGCAGTGCGGCACCGCATTCGCCGTGGCCCGCGCCCGCGGTCTCTACGGCATCAAGGCCCCGGCCACCACCGGCCACCCGGGCTTCGAGCGCGCCTTCCGCGTGCAGATGAACACGCTGGAAGCCACGTTGATGTTCCTGCCCTTGCTGTGGCTCGCGGCCACGTACGGCGCGCCCTTGTGGGCGGGGTTGGCCGGGCTGCTGTGGGTGGCCGGCCGTGTGTGGTACGCGCTGGCCTATCTGCGCGATCCGGCGAAGCGCGAAGGCGGTTTCGTAGTGGGCGCGGTCGGCCTGCTGGCCATGCTCGCGATCGGCAGCCTCGGCCTGGGCCGGGCCCTGCTGCTGAGCTGA
- a CDS encoding methyltransferase domain-containing protein has translation MQVDFGKAAGDYAQHRVGFPEAFFQRLFDEGLARTGELALDLGTGTGVVARGLALRGCAVTGLDPSEALLAQAAELDRAVGVQVRQVHARVEDAEFPDASFDLVTAGQCWHWFDRPRAAALARRWLRPGGRLVIAHFDWLPLEGNLVHATEELIRAHNPAWTLGKGNGLYPAWLTDVREAGFRDVRTFSFDVDVPYSHLGWRGRIRASAGVGASMAPAAVERFDAELAALLSDRYPAEPMAVPHCVWVLSAVAPG, from the coding sequence ATGCAGGTGGATTTCGGCAAGGCGGCCGGCGATTACGCTCAGCACCGCGTAGGTTTTCCCGAAGCCTTCTTCCAGCGCCTGTTCGACGAGGGGCTGGCGCGGACCGGCGAGCTCGCACTGGATCTCGGTACCGGCACGGGCGTCGTGGCGCGCGGGTTGGCGCTGCGGGGCTGCGCAGTCACGGGGCTCGATCCTTCGGAGGCTCTGCTGGCGCAAGCTGCCGAGTTGGATCGCGCCGTCGGCGTGCAGGTACGGCAGGTGCACGCACGGGTAGAAGATGCGGAGTTTCCGGACGCGAGCTTCGATCTCGTCACTGCGGGCCAGTGCTGGCACTGGTTCGACCGGCCGCGCGCGGCCGCCCTGGCGCGGCGCTGGCTGCGGCCCGGCGGACGGCTGGTGATCGCACACTTCGACTGGCTGCCGCTGGAAGGCAATCTGGTCCATGCGACGGAAGAACTGATTCGAGCGCACAACCCGGCGTGGACGCTCGGCAAGGGCAACGGCCTGTATCCGGCATGGCTCACGGACGTGCGCGAAGCGGGCTTTCGCGACGTGCGCACGTTTTCGTTCGACGTCGACGTGCCCTACAGCCATCTCGGCTGGCGCGGACGCATCCGCGCCAGTGCCGGCGTCGGCGCGTCGATGGCACCGGCGGCGGTCGAGCGCTTCGACGCCGAACTGGCCGCGCTGCTGTCCGATCGCTATCCGGCGGAGCCGATGGCCGTGCCCCATTGCGTCTGGGTGCTGAGCGCGGTGGCCCCGGGCTGA
- a CDS encoding TerC family protein, with the protein MFAFDWLADPTAWAGLLTLVVLEIVLGIDNLVFIAILADKLPPHQRDRARLMGLGLALAMRLVLLGAMSWLVKLTTPLFEWHGFSLSWRDIILLLGGVFLLFKATLELHERLEGGDGHEAGNRAHARFWLVVTQIVVLDAVFSLDSVITAVGMVDQLSVMMIAVLIAMVLMISASKPLTAFVNARPTVVILCLSFLLMIGFSLVAEGLGFHIPKGYLYAAIGFSIMIEVFNQTMRRNRRRVLFSSPRKLRDRTAQAVLRLLGAGGEEEEDVPKADAAAAESGVAVFGKDELAMVQGVLDLAHRPVRSIMTPRTEISWVDPREDAETLRGEVTSSSHAWLPVAGDDLDQLVGVASSRDLLASLLEHGRVEVEQVVRKPLTVLDSLSVLRLIDEFRRSPLQVALVVDEYGSVLGLVTPTDVLETIAGEFPDDDSGDPSAVQDTDGAWLLDGGLDLRRVEHLLDCTLTSDGSFSTLAGYVLQQLGRLPRVGDSLDSEDLHFEVVAMDGARIERLKVTPAD; encoded by the coding sequence ATGTTCGCATTCGACTGGCTGGCCGACCCTACCGCCTGGGCCGGTCTCCTCACCCTGGTGGTGCTGGAGATCGTGCTGGGCATCGACAACCTCGTCTTCATCGCGATCCTGGCGGACAAGCTGCCGCCGCATCAGCGCGATCGCGCACGTCTCATGGGCCTGGGCCTGGCCCTGGCGATGCGGCTGGTCCTGCTGGGGGCGATGTCCTGGCTGGTGAAGCTCACCACGCCGCTGTTCGAGTGGCATGGCTTCTCGCTGTCCTGGCGCGACATCATCCTGCTGCTCGGCGGCGTGTTCCTGCTGTTCAAGGCGACGCTCGAACTGCATGAGCGGCTGGAAGGCGGCGATGGCCACGAAGCCGGCAACCGCGCGCACGCCAGGTTCTGGCTGGTGGTCACGCAGATCGTCGTGCTCGACGCGGTGTTCTCGCTCGACTCGGTGATCACCGCCGTCGGCATGGTGGACCAGCTCTCGGTGATGATGATTGCGGTGCTCATCGCGATGGTTCTGATGATCAGTGCCAGCAAGCCGCTCACCGCGTTCGTCAACGCGCGGCCGACGGTGGTGATCCTCTGCCTGTCCTTCCTGCTGATGATTGGTTTCAGCCTGGTGGCGGAAGGGCTCGGGTTCCATATTCCGAAGGGTTATCTGTACGCCGCGATCGGTTTCTCGATCATGATCGAGGTGTTCAACCAGACCATGCGGCGCAATCGTCGCCGCGTGCTGTTCAGCAGCCCGCGCAAGCTGCGCGACCGTACCGCGCAGGCGGTGCTGCGCCTGCTCGGCGCCGGTGGCGAGGAAGAAGAAGACGTGCCCAAGGCGGACGCCGCCGCGGCCGAGTCCGGCGTGGCCGTGTTCGGCAAGGACGAGTTGGCCATGGTGCAAGGCGTGCTGGACCTGGCGCACCGCCCGGTGCGTTCGATCATGACGCCGCGCACCGAGATCAGCTGGGTCGATCCGCGCGAGGACGCCGAGACGCTGCGCGGCGAAGTCACCTCGTCTTCGCATGCATGGTTGCCGGTGGCCGGCGACGATCTGGACCAGCTGGTCGGCGTGGCGTCCTCGCGCGACCTGCTGGCCAGCTTGTTGGAACACGGTCGCGTGGAGGTGGAGCAGGTGGTGCGCAAGCCGCTGACCGTGCTCGATTCGCTCAGCGTGCTGCGCCTGATCGACGAATTCCGTCGCTCGCCGCTGCAGGTGGCCCTGGTGGTAGATGAATACGGCAGCGTGCTCGGCCTGGTGACGCCGACGGACGTGCTGGAGACGATCGCCGGCGAGTTCCCCGACGACGACAGCGGCGATCCCTCCGCCGTGCAGGACACCGACGGTGCCTGGCTGCTGGACGGCGGCCTGGATCTGCGTCGTGTCGAACATCTGCTCGACTGCACGCTCACCAGCGACGGCAGTTTCTCCACGCTCGCCGGCTACGTGCTGCAGCAGCTCGGCCGCCTGCCGCGCGTAGGCGACAGCCTGGACAGCGAAGACCTGCACTTCGAAGTAGTGGCGATGGACGGAGCCCGCATCGAGCGGCTCAAGGTCACCCCGGCGGATTGA
- a CDS encoding type II CAAX endopeptidase family protein, whose translation MQAPLDSAFTPHAPQRTLTLWAALGLIALYFVLQYVVGAVVGLLVGLTVGLAHGLRGGEAMARLQTLVVQPDVNAAMVILTLLITATVTLLLARRRWPALWALAAPPGFGFAPPRQAGYYVAAIALGLALPFLGGLLTQWFAQGHEVSQDIKQLGATASPALRIPLALLVVSLGPVVEELLFRGVLLSAAVRHLPPGTATFLTAALFACVHLPDLGFLWYALPNLLLLGLVLAWLRLASGSLWPAILAHAVNNALAVVSWFVVMP comes from the coding sequence ATGCAAGCCCCCCTTGACTCCGCCTTCACGCCCCATGCCCCGCAGCGCACGCTCACGCTGTGGGCGGCGCTCGGGCTGATCGCGCTCTACTTCGTGCTGCAGTACGTGGTCGGAGCGGTCGTGGGTCTGCTGGTCGGCCTGACGGTGGGTCTCGCGCACGGCTTGCGCGGCGGCGAGGCGATGGCGCGGCTCCAGACGCTGGTGGTGCAGCCGGACGTCAATGCGGCCATGGTGATTCTGACCCTGCTGATCACCGCGACGGTCACCCTGCTGTTGGCGAGGCGCCGCTGGCCGGCGCTGTGGGCGCTCGCCGCGCCGCCGGGATTCGGCTTCGCCCCGCCGCGGCAGGCGGGCTATTACGTGGCCGCCATCGCGCTGGGACTGGCCTTGCCATTTCTCGGCGGGTTGCTGACGCAGTGGTTCGCGCAGGGACACGAGGTGAGCCAGGACATCAAGCAACTGGGCGCGACCGCATCGCCCGCGCTGCGGATCCCGCTCGCCCTGCTGGTGGTGAGCCTGGGGCCGGTGGTGGAAGAACTGCTGTTCCGCGGCGTGCTGCTGTCCGCGGCAGTGCGTCATCTTCCGCCCGGCACCGCCACCTTCCTCACCGCCGCTTTGTTCGCCTGCGTCCATCTGCCCGATCTGGGTTTCCTCTGGTACGCCCTGCCCAATCTCCTGCTGCTCGGGCTGGTGCTGGCGTGGCTGCGGCTGGCGTCCGGTTCGCTGTGGCCGGCCATTCTCGCGCACGCCGTGAACAACGCGCTGGCGGTGGTCTCGTGGTTCGTGGTGATGCCGTAG
- a CDS encoding Maf family protein gives MLYLASQSPRRRQLLEQIGVAYTPVDVDVPEQRAPGESPLHYVSRVARDKASAGMAGLPADALVLSADTEVVLDDEVFGKPADAADATAMLRRLSGRTHETISVVWAVQGERAESEVCVSRVRFARLADEDIAAYVASGEPFGRAGAYAIQGLGATLIEYLEGSFTGVMGLPVFETARLLRRFGIR, from the coding sequence ATGCTCTATCTCGCCTCGCAATCGCCGCGCCGCCGCCAACTGCTGGAACAGATCGGCGTGGCTTATACGCCGGTCGACGTGGACGTGCCCGAACAGCGCGCGCCAGGAGAGTCGCCGCTCCACTACGTCAGCCGCGTCGCGCGCGACAAGGCATCCGCCGGCATGGCCGGCCTGCCGGCGGATGCCCTGGTGCTGAGCGCGGATACGGAAGTGGTGCTGGACGACGAAGTGTTCGGCAAGCCCGCAGACGCGGCCGATGCCACGGCGATGCTGCGCCGGCTCTCCGGCCGCACGCACGAGACCATCTCGGTGGTGTGGGCCGTGCAGGGCGAGCGTGCGGAGAGCGAGGTCTGCGTGTCGCGCGTGCGTTTCGCGCGGCTCGCCGACGAGGACATCGCCGCCTACGTGGCCAGCGGCGAGCCGTTCGGCCGCGCGGGCGCATACGCCATCCAGGGCCTGGGCGCGACCTTGATCGAGTATCTGGAAGGCAGCTTCACCGGGGTGATGGGCTTGCCGGTGTTCGAGACCGCGCGTCTCCTGCGCCGTTTCGGCATCCGCTGA
- a CDS encoding acetyl-CoA hydrolase/transferase family protein encodes MSRIRHPELAAKVMTAEQAAALIEPGMTVGMSGFTGAGYPKAVPQALAARMTAAHARGETFRVRVLTGASTAPELDGALARADGLDLRLPYQSDPELRARVNRGEIDYLDIHLSHVAQYAWFGLFGKIDVAVIEATAIREDGRLVPSSSVGNNKTWLDLADKVIVEVNRWQPEALDGMHDVYYGTALPPHRKPIPLVNPDDRIGEPYLRCDPSKIVAVVETDAPDRNSAFAPIDETSKRIAGHLIEFFRHEIARGRLGPQLLPLQSGVGNIANAVLAGLREGGFRGLTAFTEVIQDGMLDLLADGVLKSASATSFSLSPAGIERFLADIAFFRERIVLRTQEISNHPELVRRLGCIAMNGMVEADIYGNVNSTHVAGTSVINGIGGSGDFARNGFMSCFLTPSTAKNGAISCLVPMASHVDHTEHDVSVLVTEQGLADLRGLSPRQRARTIIANCAHPTYRPLLEDYVERASRDSRGKHTPHLLGEALAWHQRFLDTGDMRP; translated from the coding sequence ATGTCGCGCATTCGCCATCCCGAACTGGCCGCCAAGGTCATGACCGCCGAACAGGCGGCCGCACTCATCGAGCCCGGCATGACCGTCGGCATGAGCGGCTTCACCGGCGCGGGCTATCCGAAGGCCGTGCCGCAGGCGCTGGCGGCGCGCATGACCGCAGCGCATGCGCGCGGCGAGACTTTCCGCGTGCGCGTGCTCACCGGCGCCTCGACTGCGCCGGAACTGGATGGCGCGCTGGCGCGCGCGGACGGCCTGGACCTGCGCCTGCCTTACCAGTCCGATCCGGAATTGCGCGCGCGCGTGAACCGCGGCGAGATCGACTATCTCGACATCCATCTGAGCCACGTCGCGCAGTACGCGTGGTTCGGGCTCTTCGGCAAGATCGATGTGGCGGTGATCGAGGCCACCGCGATCCGCGAGGACGGCCGCCTGGTGCCTTCATCATCCGTGGGCAACAACAAGACCTGGCTCGACTTGGCCGACAAGGTCATCGTGGAGGTCAACCGCTGGCAACCCGAGGCGCTGGACGGCATGCACGATGTTTATTACGGCACCGCGCTGCCGCCGCATCGCAAGCCGATCCCGCTGGTGAATCCGGACGACCGTATCGGCGAGCCATATCTGCGCTGCGATCCGTCCAAGATCGTGGCGGTGGTGGAGACCGATGCGCCCGACCGCAACAGCGCGTTCGCGCCGATCGACGAAACCTCCAAGCGCATCGCCGGACATCTCATCGAGTTCTTCCGCCATGAGATCGCGCGCGGGCGGCTCGGTCCGCAGCTGCTGCCATTGCAGTCGGGCGTGGGCAACATCGCCAATGCGGTGCTGGCCGGCCTGCGCGAGGGCGGCTTCCGCGGGCTGACCGCGTTCACTGAAGTGATCCAGGACGGCATGCTAGACCTGCTCGCCGACGGTGTACTGAAGAGCGCGTCGGCGACCTCGTTCTCGCTCAGTCCTGCAGGCATCGAACGTTTCCTCGCGGACATCGCGTTCTTCCGCGAACGCATCGTGCTGCGCACGCAGGAAATCTCCAACCATCCGGAACTCGTGCGCCGCCTGGGCTGCATCGCGATGAACGGCATGGTGGAGGCGGACATCTACGGCAACGTCAATTCCACGCATGTCGCGGGCACCAGCGTGATCAACGGCATCGGCGGGTCCGGCGACTTCGCGCGCAATGGCTTCATGTCCTGCTTCCTGACGCCGAGCACGGCCAAGAACGGCGCGATCTCCTGCCTGGTGCCCATGGCCAGCCACGTCGACCACACCGAGCACGACGTGTCCGTGCTGGTGACCGAGCAGGGTCTCGCCGACCTGCGCGGGCTGTCGCCGCGGCAGCGCGCCCGCACGATCATCGCCAACTGCGCGCATCCCACTTATCGCCCGCTGCTGGAGGACTACGTCGAGCGCGCCAGCCGCGACAGCCGGGGCAAGCACACGCCGCACCTGCTGGGCGAGGCGCTGGCCTGGCACCAGCGTTTCCTCGATACCGGCGACATGCGACCCTGA
- a CDS encoding GNAT family N-acetyltransferase, whose protein sequence is MSFVVRQATIHDLDTVVPLFDGYRQFYGQPADLARARAFIAERFQHAESVILLALDAEGTGLGFTQLYPLFSSVRCTRRYLLNDLFVAPAARRRGIAAALLKAAAGHGRAMGVAGLSLSTAHDNHAAQRLYESLGWKPDTEFREYSLTL, encoded by the coding sequence ATGTCCTTCGTCGTGCGCCAGGCCACCATCCACGATCTCGACACCGTCGTGCCGCTGTTCGACGGCTATCGCCAGTTCTATGGCCAGCCCGCGGACCTGGCCCGCGCGCGCGCGTTCATCGCCGAGCGCTTCCAGCATGCCGAGTCGGTGATCCTGCTGGCCCTGGATGCCGAAGGCACCGGCTTGGGTTTCACTCAGCTCTATCCGCTGTTCTCCTCGGTGCGCTGTACGCGCCGCTATCTGCTCAACGACTTGTTCGTGGCGCCCGCGGCGCGCCGCCGCGGTATCGCGGCGGCGCTGCTGAAGGCGGCCGCGGGACACGGGCGTGCGATGGGCGTGGCGGGGCTCTCGCTGTCCACGGCGCATGACAATCACGCGGCGCAGCGGCTGTACGAATCGCTTGGCTGGAAACCGGACACGGAGTTCCGCGAGTACAGCCTGACGCTGTAG
- the rlmH gene encoding 23S rRNA (pseudouridine(1915)-N(3))-methyltransferase RlmH has translation MRARLIAVGERMPAWVAEGFAEYRKRLSHELPLELVELKPGARGKGRDDARAIQDEGAAILAALPRDIHVVALDGRGKTWSSEELAEQLARWRMSGRDLAFLIGGPDGHAPEVLARADQRWSLGPLTLPHMLVRLVLAEQLYRATTLLSGHPYHRA, from the coding sequence ATGCGCGCCCGCCTGATCGCCGTCGGTGAACGTATGCCCGCCTGGGTGGCCGAGGGCTTCGCCGAATACCGCAAGCGCCTTTCGCACGAACTGCCGCTGGAGCTGGTCGAGCTCAAGCCCGGCGCTCGCGGCAAGGGGCGCGACGATGCGCGCGCGATCCAGGACGAAGGCGCGGCGATCCTCGCCGCCCTGCCGCGCGATATCCACGTCGTCGCCTTGGACGGGCGCGGCAAGACCTGGTCGAGCGAGGAACTGGCGGAGCAGCTCGCACGCTGGCGGATGTCCGGGCGCGATCTCGCCTTCCTCATCGGCGGCCCCGACGGCCACGCGCCGGAGGTGCTCGCGCGGGCGGACCAGCGTTGGTCGCTCGGCCCGCTCACGCTCCCGCACATGCTGGTGCGGCTGGTGCTGGCCGAGCAGCTCTATCGCGCGACCACGCTGCTCTCCGGGCATCCGTACCACCGCGCCTGA